The following coding sequences lie in one Tichowtungia aerotolerans genomic window:
- a CDS encoding pentapeptide repeat-containing protein, protein MANPEHVEILKKGIDVWNQWRLTTDIYSLEADLSGADLSGLNLNGIDLSYCDLEKVDLTHSSLERATLECSELFEAQLLYANLAGANLEGSNFSDAILAGSVLTGACLNSAKLSGANLVRVQLGNANLCNASLDDCNLFESNLCCADLSNANMKKSILANANLKDAILSNANLERADISDVRFSLRKGRFKGIRLAGSYGGERFKRYATHQAFIEELEQSNEWNRFLVGVWFVLADCGRSPWAWMGWSIIFCLYYAGIYLGLGVGAFALNTSLPFNFGSALYYSIVTFTTLGFGDITPATGLAAFYVTLEVITGYVMLGGLISFIFSKLLPRG, encoded by the coding sequence ATGGCAAATCCTGAACATGTAGAGATTCTGAAAAAAGGCATCGATGTGTGGAATCAATGGCGACTCACAACAGATATATATTCGCTAGAAGCCGATCTTTCTGGGGCTGATTTGAGTGGGTTAAATCTGAATGGTATAGATTTGTCTTATTGTGATTTAGAAAAGGTCGACTTGACACACTCTTCTTTAGAAAGAGCAACGCTAGAGTGTTCTGAACTTTTTGAAGCCCAGCTTTTGTATGCTAATCTTGCTGGGGCTAATCTTGAAGGTTCAAACTTTTCTGATGCGATTTTAGCAGGTTCGGTCCTAACCGGAGCCTGTCTTAATAGTGCAAAATTAAGTGGGGCTAATCTCGTTAGAGTTCAGTTGGGAAATGCGAACCTTTGTAATGCCAGTTTAGATGATTGTAATTTATTTGAAAGCAACCTGTGTTGTGCAGACTTGTCCAATGCAAATATGAAAAAATCTATTTTAGCAAATGCGAACCTAAAAGATGCGATACTCTCAAATGCAAACCTCGAGAGAGCTGATATTTCTGACGTTCGATTTTCTTTAAGAAAGGGACGGTTTAAAGGGATTAGGTTGGCGGGGAGTTATGGAGGAGAGCGTTTTAAACGTTATGCTACGCATCAGGCGTTTATCGAGGAGCTGGAGCAATCTAACGAGTGGAATAGGTTTCTCGTTGGAGTGTGGTTTGTTTTGGCTGATTGTGGTCGTTCTCCGTGGGCGTGGATGGGGTGGTCTATCATTTTCTGCTTGTACTACGCAGGAATCTATCTGGGACTTGGGGTGGGTGCTTTTGCACTCAATACATCACTGCCGTTCAATTTTGGTAGTGCGCTTTACTACAGCATTGTGACGTTTACGACCCTGGGTTTTGGTGACATTACCCCAGCAACCGGGCTGGCAGCATTCTATGTGACGTTGGAGGTAATTACCGGGTATGTCATGCTTGGCGGTCTGATTTCATTTATTTTTTCGAAGTTACTGCCGCGGGGATGA
- a CDS encoding pentapeptide repeat-containing protein, whose amino-acid sequence MANPEHLEILNQGVEAWNQWRDQNDLICPDLSGVDLNQAVPRNLSTWKNGAPLWDTEAECFTSYLDLSGINLQRANLQGSFMDVVNLKNANLIRANLSKASLDGACLAHANLRRADLSEAGLIKADLKCANLDRADLSGVCLMESGLHSASLSCANLQDAYLQGANLTGANLNGADLQRAFVQGASVIDVNMRGANFKDADLSMLHFDTSTGEYRGIHLEGCYGCERFRRQALHQAFIEEFRESARGMNKVVYWVWSTFVDCGRSPWKLMKWVFVIWLLFAELFFLLQTCWSESFDIKPLPETIWTMLYYSIVTLTTLGFGDVTPLTYPAMILVSMEVVLGYIILGCLISFLSSKMVPCG is encoded by the coding sequence ATGGCAAATCCAGAGCATTTAGAAATACTGAATCAGGGCGTTGAGGCTTGGAATCAATGGCGCGATCAAAACGATCTAATATGTCCAGACCTGAGTGGTGTCGATTTAAATCAGGCTGTGCCTCGGAATCTTTCTACATGGAAAAACGGGGCTCCGTTATGGGATACGGAGGCCGAGTGCTTTACGTCATATTTAGACCTTTCCGGTATTAATTTGCAGCGAGCCAATTTGCAAGGCTCCTTTATGGATGTTGTTAATTTAAAAAACGCGAACCTCATACGGGCCAACCTAAGCAAGGCCTCGCTTGATGGTGCATGCTTGGCGCATGCAAATTTAAGGCGTGCTGACCTTTCGGAGGCGGGGTTAATCAAGGCAGATTTAAAATGTGCGAACTTGGATCGGGCCGATCTCTCGGGAGTGTGTTTAATGGAGTCTGGGCTTCATTCCGCCAGTCTTTCGTGTGCAAACTTACAAGACGCATATTTGCAGGGTGCGAATTTGACCGGCGCGAACTTAAATGGTGCCGATTTGCAGCGTGCGTTTGTGCAGGGAGCCAGTGTGATCGATGTTAATATGCGAGGAGCCAACTTTAAGGACGCAGATCTGTCCATGCTACATTTCGATACTTCAACGGGTGAGTACCGCGGAATACATCTTGAAGGGTGCTATGGGTGTGAGAGATTTCGCAGACAGGCCTTGCATCAGGCGTTTATTGAGGAATTTAGAGAGTCGGCGCGGGGTATGAATAAGGTGGTGTACTGGGTTTGGAGTACGTTTGTTGATTGCGGTCGGTCTCCGTGGAAGTTAATGAAGTGGGTGTTTGTAATTTGGCTACTATTCGCAGAACTATTTTTTTTGTTACAAACATGCTGGTCGGAGTCGTTTGATATTAAGCCGCTGCCGGAAACTATATGGACAATGCTCTATTACAGCATTGTGACGCTTACCACGCTTGGGTTTGGAGATGTGACCCCTCTGACATATCCGGCAATGATTTTAGTCAGCATGGAGGTTGTTCTCGGGTACATCATTCTCGGCTGTTTGATTTCGTTCCTTTCCAGCAAAATGGTTCCATGCGGATAA
- a CDS encoding ParA family protein, with translation MSTKVIALANQKGGVGKTTTAVSLSACLAKRKQNVLLIDLDPQANATSGVGIDKEEGASIYSALLGEADVRTLIKPTETKRLHLIPSELDLAGCEVAIARMDNYLHCLKNALQPIVDQNEYDYILFDCPPSIGILFMNALYAADSIIIPMQAEYLALEGLSVILSLIDQVRDAGNPKLRIEGIVMTMCDLRTNLAQQVVDEVQNHFGDVIYETLIPRSVRLSEAPSYGQPIIQYAPISKGSMAYMKLAKEFLKRQQSAPSA, from the coding sequence ATGAGCACTAAAGTTATTGCACTCGCGAACCAGAAGGGCGGCGTCGGGAAGACGACCACCGCAGTCAGCCTGTCTGCCTGCCTTGCCAAACGGAAACAGAACGTTCTGCTGATCGACCTCGATCCGCAGGCGAATGCCACCAGCGGCGTCGGGATTGATAAGGAAGAAGGCGCCAGCATCTACTCCGCCCTGCTTGGCGAAGCCGATGTACGCACGCTGATCAAGCCCACCGAAACAAAGCGACTGCATCTGATTCCGTCAGAGCTCGATCTGGCCGGATGCGAAGTAGCCATTGCACGGATGGATAACTATTTGCACTGCCTCAAAAATGCTCTGCAGCCGATCGTCGACCAGAATGAATATGACTACATCCTGTTCGACTGCCCACCATCCATCGGCATTCTGTTCATGAACGCGCTTTACGCAGCGGACAGCATCATCATCCCGATGCAGGCCGAATATCTGGCCCTTGAGGGCTTAAGTGTTATTCTCAGCCTGATTGATCAGGTTCGCGACGCGGGCAATCCGAAACTCAGGATTGAAGGCATTGTGATGACCATGTGCGACCTGCGCACGAATCTGGCTCAGCAGGTGGTCGACGAAGTACAAAATCATTTCGGCGATGTGATTTATGAAACCCTGATTCCACGCAGCGTTCGTCTGAGTGAAGCCCCGAGCTATGGCCAACCGATCATTCAGTATGCCCCGATCTCCAAGGGATCCATGGCCTACATGAAACTGGCAAAGGAATTCCTGAAACGCCAGCAAAGCGCTCCGTCAGCATAA
- a CDS encoding DUF4145 domain-containing protein produces the protein MNREIFKQSLQKTGSSPYPCPICNKGQLQVVKDRFHYEETSLSKSLHGHEAWEPEWISYIYSCFLKCSNSACAEIVSSTGNGELCRGCGYDEKGFPVEIYDPVFSPKYFNPPLQMFQVAISAPEPVRNEIIISFSHFFSDPSAAAIHIRIALEHLLTHLKIKRFNRRSGKLHRIALHQRIDLLPHKFNHVRDLFYAIKWLGNAGSHDTESITQDDICDAYELLEELLSGLFPQKRMAIERLAKKINKKRGPR, from the coding sequence ATGAATCGAGAGATTTTTAAACAATCATTACAAAAAACGGGTAGCTCACCTTATCCGTGTCCCATCTGCAATAAGGGGCAGCTTCAGGTTGTTAAGGATAGGTTTCACTACGAGGAAACCTCTTTGTCAAAATCATTACATGGTCATGAGGCATGGGAGCCTGAGTGGATCAGCTATATCTACAGCTGTTTTTTAAAATGTTCTAACAGTGCATGTGCGGAGATTGTTTCAAGTACCGGCAATGGTGAGTTGTGTCGGGGTTGTGGTTATGATGAAAAAGGTTTCCCTGTTGAAATTTATGACCCCGTATTCTCACCAAAATATTTTAACCCACCCTTACAGATGTTTCAGGTCGCTATCTCCGCACCTGAACCTGTCCGCAACGAAATTATTATTTCTTTTTCTCACTTTTTTTCTGACCCATCAGCCGCAGCCATCCATATACGGATAGCTTTAGAACACCTCCTGACTCACTTAAAAATAAAACGGTTCAACCGCCGGTCGGGAAAGCTGCATAGGATTGCCTTACATCAACGAATTGACCTGCTTCCTCATAAGTTCAATCATGTTCGGGATTTGTTTTATGCCATCAAATGGCTTGGCAACGCAGGTAGCCATGATACCGAAAGCATAACTCAAGATGATATATGCGATGCGTACGAGTTATTGGAAGAGTTATTGTCCGGCCTTTTCCCTCAGAAAAGAATGGCGATAGAACGGCTTGCGAAAAAGATAAACAAGAAAAGGGGGCCAAGGTAA
- a CDS encoding tyrosine-type recombinase/integrase has translation MEEKEKRQGAAALNISTVEAQIMRRCVDLLGSPEKVLLAVEEKANSISIEKIPVADAVQTFLDEKYNLGRNENWLRANRNILTRFAGSFPKQAVSECSRDQAQQWILQLNFAPVTVQNHLKACGSFFNWCTAQRYCRENIFKGVHAPTVIQTEPEFLTVSQTEKLFKTATGHYPDALAYLALQAFAGIRSSACARIKPEEIKFDQRGIMITAQNAKNNQRQFVDGHPDNLWQWLEHAKEIAPEGFSMTKRLWDRRKSQLQTKAKIKMPHNALRHSFCSYHVALEGDAGKTATLLTHRGNVSILYAHYKGNASKADAEKYFSLAPNV, from the coding sequence ATGGAGGAAAAAGAAAAGCGACAAGGTGCCGCCGCCCTGAACATATCCACCGTCGAAGCCCAGATCATGCGCCGCTGTGTAGATCTGCTCGGATCTCCCGAAAAAGTTCTGCTGGCCGTTGAAGAAAAAGCCAACAGCATTTCTATCGAAAAAATTCCGGTGGCCGATGCCGTACAGACTTTCCTTGATGAAAAATACAATCTTGGCCGGAATGAAAACTGGCTCCGGGCCAACCGGAATATTCTAACACGCTTTGCAGGGAGCTTCCCAAAACAGGCTGTCAGCGAATGCAGCAGAGATCAGGCACAGCAATGGATTCTTCAATTAAACTTTGCGCCGGTCACCGTCCAAAACCATCTGAAGGCCTGCGGATCGTTTTTTAACTGGTGCACAGCCCAGCGATACTGCCGAGAGAATATTTTCAAAGGCGTTCACGCCCCTACAGTCATTCAAACAGAACCGGAATTCCTGACCGTCTCCCAAACGGAGAAATTATTCAAAACAGCTACAGGACATTACCCGGACGCTTTGGCCTATCTTGCCCTGCAAGCATTCGCCGGAATTCGGTCCAGCGCATGCGCCCGGATTAAACCCGAAGAAATCAAGTTCGACCAACGCGGAATTATGATCACTGCCCAGAACGCAAAAAACAACCAACGCCAGTTCGTAGACGGCCACCCAGATAACCTCTGGCAATGGTTGGAGCATGCAAAGGAAATCGCACCGGAAGGCTTCTCTATGACAAAGCGGCTATGGGATCGGCGCAAATCCCAACTACAGACAAAAGCTAAAATCAAGATGCCACACAACGCCCTACGGCATTCGTTCTGCTCTTACCATGTAGCACTGGAAGGCGATGCCGGGAAAACGGCCACACTGCTTACGCACCGGGGAAATGTTTCAATCCTATATGCACACTACAAGGGAAATGCCAGTAAGGCGGATGCCGAAAAGTATTTTTCACTTGCACCCAACGTGTAA